The nucleotide window TAATTTAAGAACATATAGTGATGGAAAACAAAGAACAGAAACAAAACATGAGGTAATCTTTGCAAATCCAAATTACGAAAACATAAATTTAGGGACAGAAATAGGAAGAAAATTTTCACTAGGCACAAAAAAGCCAAGCTTTTTAACAGAATTTAAGTTTTTCATAAAAGACAATAATTTTGAAATGGTTAAATTTAGAATTAATTGCTATACTATAAAAAATAATAGACCTGATAAAAAAATTAATAAATCAAATATTATACTTCAAGTCAATAAAAAATTAACTGACTGGGTTAATGTAGATTTATCAGCATTTAATATTTTAGTTCAAGATGATATTGTTATAACTGTTGAATGGATTGAACATTCAAATGATGGAAACAAATTAAATCTTCCAATAATAATTCCTTCATTCGGTTCAACCCATTATTATAAATTTGGAAGTCAAGCAAATTGGCAAAAATATGGGAATATTTCTTCCTCAATGGTTTTAACTTACAAACAGTAATTCGTTGTAAATAAGTATTCTGTGGATAACCGTCGTTTGGTAATATGGCGGGATTTGGCTTAATTTGAAGTTGGTTTTGTACTTGGAAAATTAGTCATTAACCGAAAGATTAGGCTTTCTTATTCCGCCACATCGCCAAGCGATCAAACGTTATTGAACTAAAAAAGGAGTCATCATTGTAACTAAACTGGGAAAAATTAAACTTATACCAAAGCCATTAATTCCATACCCATTGGTTCCCATCCAAACAAATCCATTTTCATTCTGATGAATAGTCAATATCCAGATTCGACTAACATTATCCTTATCTATTTTAAGGATTACCTGATTGCTCAGACTGTTTTCGTTATCTAATTCGCTCGTGTGTAGTGGAAAGCTGAATGTTTACAAAAAGGCTACATGTTTTCACTTCAAAAAATAATAATTGAAGTCGGTTTTCTGGGATAAAAGTATTTTTGCTGAAATAGAATTACCTTTTGTTTTGGATGATTTCAGAAAGTAATTTTTTGGCACGAAGTAATTTTATTT belongs to Flavobacterium aquiphilum and includes:
- a CDS encoding carboxypeptidase-like regulatory domain-containing protein yields the protein MKNSIRLFLILLFPIITFSQEKIFSGIIIDSLKNPIKYVNIGILNKPVGTVTNDKGEFTFSSKNVIELDTLKISCMGFKSKEIIVKDLSNITEKIKISLDNYIENLDEVVVNKTNLRTYSDGKQRTETKHEVIFANPNYENINLGTEIGRKFSLGTKKPSFLTEFKFFIKDNNFEMVKFRINCYTIKNNRPDKKINKSNIILQVNKKLTDWVNVDLSAFNILVQDDIVITVEWIEHSNDGNKLNLPIIIPSFGSTHYYKFGSQANWQKYGNISSSMVLTYKQ